Proteins co-encoded in one Capnocytophaga ochracea DSM 7271 genomic window:
- a CDS encoding SusC/RagA family TonB-linked outer membrane protein: MTKLRMLYSWALFLLVIFSVTAQNIEVSGTVKDEKGEPLLGVLVLIKGTQRGAATDMDGNYTIQTKVGETLSFSILGMKTVERKITASTKRLDIVLKEDVQELEEMVVTGYGAPKLASRTVAQVAQVQGKDVSAAPVASVSDALQGRLAGVVVTSDSGRPGSNSDILIHGYNNFQGALRGERTQEPLYIMDGIAVSSSVMSRFNPNDIESITVLKDAASTSIYGARAANGVILITTKKGRNNERTSVTISHQLGFTALTNASRKFFDDMMTPREYMDFWIEKNPEAVNLAVGKFSSNKDVARQSADKILADNPYNTRWDKVFFRDFVPLIRTDVSISGGTNNSTYYLSFGHFSQEGSTAPRSDYRRYTVNGSINTQITKWLKTGFSFAAGHTEREGGSTLNTPKVIALPLYSPTYEDGRRKNYIPGITSRSAGFYHPDYYAETHPSNSFSDDFLPSGFVSIEPIKNLIFKTQGGIQYGYGESELKELPSFIDYKFFDDPNPYTSVSNSRTLRKTITNTLEYRFLLGENKKHSFNVLLGQESVENSSKQLDATTFGQPSEGLTMLRHGSKDKRIEDQKTVSTFNSYFGRVEYSYNTRYFLDLSMRRDGSSAFGKNNHYGNFWAIGAMWKLKQENFLKDVKWLSDLNLRFSTGLSGNALGGYKHITTIKPDNFYQGKTAYTVGGLGNPDLRWEEQRKTTVGLNIVIDRGTSFNIEYYDRETYDMISSRELNSTSGQNQFFDNAGGMRNRGIDFTFSSVVYRSENQDLSIRPYFNVNYNKQEITALFGNKTSNVVPSSEIGYKLGRALEWAAVIPKGVNPTTGQMEYYIPGDDRMEQVTDDNRVTTTYDSSKLGQTTGKKMQAPINGGFGWNISYKTFSLDMAFSFSLEKYKWNYDMKYTENPDQFGDHNLSRKILDYWKNPGDNTRHPKINTTTFVNSSDARMIQDASFMRLKNITLSYSLPKEVIKQLNFFEGVRLYATARNIFTLTKYEGADPEYNNAISSGGYPPSRQFTLGVDVNF, from the coding sequence ATGACAAAACTGAGAATGTTGTACTCTTGGGCTCTCTTCTTGCTGGTAATTTTTAGTGTTACAGCACAGAACATAGAGGTTTCAGGTACTGTAAAAGATGAAAAAGGTGAGCCTTTATTAGGTGTATTGGTATTAATCAAGGGTACCCAGCGCGGTGCCGCTACCGATATGGACGGGAATTATACTATCCAAACCAAAGTGGGAGAAACATTGAGTTTTTCGATCTTAGGAATGAAGACAGTAGAGAGAAAAATAACTGCCTCCACCAAACGATTAGACATAGTGCTTAAAGAAGATGTACAAGAGCTTGAAGAGATGGTGGTTACCGGCTATGGAGCTCCTAAGCTCGCCAGTCGCACCGTTGCACAAGTGGCACAAGTACAAGGTAAAGATGTGAGTGCCGCTCCGGTAGCCAGCGTATCCGATGCCTTACAAGGACGATTAGCAGGGGTAGTGGTAACCAGCGATTCAGGTCGCCCAGGTAGCAATAGCGATATCCTTATCCACGGGTATAACAACTTCCAAGGCGCACTACGAGGCGAAAGAACCCAAGAACCTCTCTATATAATGGACGGAATAGCGGTAAGCAGTAGTGTGATGAGCAGGTTCAACCCTAACGATATAGAGAGTATTACGGTACTTAAAGACGCCGCTTCTACCTCTATCTACGGGGCTCGTGCCGCCAATGGGGTGATACTTATCACCACCAAAAAAGGGCGTAATAACGAGCGTACAAGCGTAACTATCAGTCACCAACTCGGTTTTACAGCGCTTACTAACGCTAGCCGTAAGTTTTTTGACGATATGATGACCCCACGCGAGTATATGGACTTTTGGATAGAAAAAAATCCTGAAGCAGTAAACTTGGCTGTAGGTAAGTTCAGTTCAAACAAGGATGTAGCGAGACAGTCAGCAGATAAAATCTTAGCCGATAATCCTTACAATACCCGTTGGGATAAGGTTTTTTTCAGAGATTTTGTACCGTTGATACGTACTGATGTCTCTATTTCAGGAGGTACTAATAATAGTACTTATTATTTGTCGTTTGGGCACTTCAGCCAAGAGGGTTCTACAGCACCTCGCAGCGATTACCGTCGTTATACTGTCAATGGTAGTATCAATACCCAAATCACTAAATGGTTAAAAACAGGCTTCTCATTTGCAGCAGGACATACCGAGCGCGAAGGAGGTTCCACCCTCAACACCCCTAAGGTGATAGCTTTGCCACTTTACAGTCCTACTTACGAAGATGGTAGACGCAAAAACTATATCCCTGGCATCACCAGTCGTTCAGCTGGTTTCTACCACCCCGACTACTATGCCGAAACACACCCTAGCAACTCTTTTTCCGATGACTTCTTGCCTTCGGGATTCGTCTCTATAGAGCCTATTAAAAACCTCATATTCAAAACACAAGGAGGGATACAATACGGGTATGGCGAATCAGAACTAAAAGAGTTACCTTCGTTTATAGATTATAAGTTTTTCGATGACCCTAATCCTTACACTTCAGTGTCTAACAGTCGTACACTCAGAAAAACAATTACTAACACGTTAGAATATCGCTTCCTATTAGGAGAAAACAAAAAACATAGCTTCAATGTGTTATTAGGACAAGAGTCGGTTGAAAATAGCAGTAAACAATTAGATGCTACTACTTTCGGACAACCTTCAGAAGGGCTAACAATGCTCCGACACGGTAGTAAAGATAAAAGAATAGAAGACCAAAAGACTGTAAGTACTTTCAATTCTTATTTCGGAAGAGTAGAATACTCTTATAACACTCGTTACTTCTTAGACCTATCAATGCGCCGTGATGGTTCGTCAGCTTTTGGTAAGAACAACCACTACGGTAACTTCTGGGCAATAGGAGCGATGTGGAAACTCAAACAAGAGAACTTTTTGAAAGATGTAAAATGGCTTTCAGACCTCAATTTGCGTTTCAGTACAGGGCTTTCAGGAAATGCCTTAGGAGGCTACAAACATATCACTACCATAAAACCAGACAATTTCTATCAAGGTAAAACAGCTTATACAGTAGGTGGCTTGGGTAATCCTGATCTACGTTGGGAAGAGCAACGCAAAACTACTGTAGGGCTTAATATTGTGATTGATAGAGGTACTTCTTTCAATATAGAATACTACGACCGCGAGACTTACGATATGATTTCAAGCCGTGAGCTCAATAGTACTTCAGGGCAAAATCAATTCTTTGACAATGCAGGGGGTATGCGCAACCGTGGGATAGACTTCACTTTCTCATCAGTAGTCTACAGAAGTGAAAATCAAGACTTGAGCATTCGTCCTTACTTCAACGTAAACTATAACAAGCAAGAAATAACCGCTCTTTTTGGCAATAAAACCTCTAATGTGGTTCCTTCTTCTGAAATAGGGTATAAATTAGGTCGTGCCCTTGAATGGGCAGCCGTTATTCCCAAAGGCGTAAACCCTACCACCGGACAAATGGAGTATTACATACCAGGTGATGACCGTATGGAGCAAGTAACTGATGATAATAGAGTAACAACTACTTACGACTCTAGTAAATTAGGACAAACCACAGGCAAGAAAATGCAAGCTCCTATCAATGGTGGATTCGGCTGGAATATCAGCTATAAAACTTTCTCGCTCGATATGGCATTCTCTTTTTCGTTAGAAAAATATAAGTGGAACTACGATATGAAGTACACCGAAAATCCTGACCAGTTTGGCGATCACAACCTAAGTAGAAAAATATTAGACTATTGGAAAAATCCAGGTGATAACACCCGCCACCCTAAGATAAACACTACCACTTTCGTAAATTCATCGGATGCGCGTATGATACAAGACGCCTCATTTATGCGTTTGAAAAATATTACCCTTAGCTATAGTCTCCCAAAAGAAGTTATCAAACAATTGAATTTCTTTGAAGGAGTACGCTTATATGCTACCGCCCGCAATATCTTTACGCTTACCAAATACGAAGGTGCAGACCCTGAGTACAATAATGCTATTTCATCAGGTGGCTATCCTCCTTCTCGTCAATTTACCTTAGGAGTAGATGTTAATTTTTAA